From the genome of Triticum aestivum cultivar Chinese Spring chromosome 1A, IWGSC CS RefSeq v2.1, whole genome shotgun sequence:
CGAGGCTCGAGGTTACAGCTGATGGCTATAAAAAATTGATCTATCTACTACAGCTACTACACAGGCGAGGTGCTCCTCCACAGGCGAGGCGGGTGTTCATGCCAGTGTGCAAAGTCATGGATTTAAAGATTTTTTTGGTATAACTAAAATAAATTATTTCAACGGCGTATTGCTAACTATCCATTTTAATTAACTCGGGCTTATATTAGCGAGGAGTTAAGCACGGGGTGCCCTTCGGCGGATCAACTGGAAACTCTAATTCTTTGTTTGGTGCACTCAGCGTTTCGATGAGCCTCCCTAGAGAGCTATGTCGCTGTAAATATTTTTGTATTGCACCGGGCGGCGCGGTGGACGTGCCTGATCGAGCGGCAAAGCACTGTTGGCATTGGAGGGACATGTGTACTAGTGCTAGGACATGGACATGCCACTGTGTAGCTGTGCTAgcataataataaaaaaaattgtaATGATGTCAAAATTCGCGTGCGAGGGAGGAGGCAGATCATGACGGGATGTTTTGCCACAGACTACGATGAGGGGCGCATGGGCTGGAGTTAATGCTGGTTATACTGTTATAGCATCGGTGAGGAGAGGAGATGGATTTTTTGAGGAGCTTGATGTGGCATCGGTGATTCTATCCATTGCGCTCTTCCCAAGAATTCAAAATTTGGTGAATGGATACACTTGGAGCCATTGTGGTTCAAAATTTGAATGAAATGTTGTGGGGGGAAAGAGAGGAGTTTCGCTCTTCTATTTATAGAGGTGGCGGGTTTCTCTGAAATCACTCCAAAGCAGGAACAGATGGCCCCTCCCAGCAGCGCCAGCATGCACTCCGGTGTAACCACGTCCGAGGGTTCCACTTTGGCGCCAAGCTCTATCGTGGACGGGCGGGAGATAGAAAGTGGCCCCAATGGTCGCTCGTCGTCCTTGGCTACTGCAGATGACGAGGTATTATTCTAACACAtccatgaagaagaaaaaatgGAGATCTACCATAACATATGTTCTCATGCTGGCCCATGTGTGACTTAAAACAGGGAAGCGTGCTTGGGCAAGGTCCAGTTCTTCGAGAAGTAGTTGAGCCTGACAATTATCCTCCTGAAGTAAGAACCTAAACATTTCTTGAAAAAACACTGATGTTTTCAGTTGTGTGGTATCTTTCCCTATCTTTccctatattatatatatatatatatatatatatatatatatatatatatatatatatatatatatatatatatagcatggagtgcttctggtcgtacgtcagaatgtttgcagaaaaccccctactATTTCGgctattcaacccgcagtcctcgGTGAGTTAAAGAAAAAACGGTTCAAGATCTTTTTGGGCTGTATCGAGCTGCGGTGCTCCCGATCCGATCGGGCGCAgaacgacggcggcgagcacatgAAGGGCGTGAGCGGGACGTTGCCCGGGCgagaggaggagcaggagcggaGGCGCGGAGGACGGGGCCATATGCGCCGGACACGCGCGCTCATCCTCAGTCAACGCGGCCGCAGTGGCCCAGCTGCGAGAGCCCCACTCATCCTCCTCGGCCTGAAGGAGACaactgacagagagagagagccgAGGATAAGCATCAACGCCTGCCTAACAGGCACCGCCAAGAGATGGACGGCGGCCAGGAGGGGGTGCTCGAGACGGAGGAGCACGAGGCCGACAGAGAGGTTTCCGGAGGCAGCGAGCTCCAAGGCGGGGCGTTTCAGTTGTGTTCCATGTGGCGACTCCCTTCCCTGGAGAAAACAGAGATTAGACAGAGACGAAGAAGGAGAAGGGGAGattagagagagaaagagaggggcgGCACCTCTGGCTGCCCTGCTCGAGGAGGCGGCTCGGAAGCACAGAGGAGCTCCTCTCCAGGCGATGTTGGAGGAGGCGGGGAGGccgactgctgggagcccagcCAGCCCCAACGCGTGCTGGCCCGGCCACCAGGAGCCCATACGAGCAGCAGTAGTAGCAGCGTCGCAATCTGTCGACGAACGCGAAGCAGCCACCGGTCACGGGCGAGACGGCCTGGGAAATCGAAAGAGAGAGATGGGGTCAACGGAACGAACGCCAAAGGAAGAGGGGATCAGGGGCGGCGAGGGAGAAGCTAACCGCGCGCACCCGTGCTTGATTCTGGCGCCACGGTCCAGCAGAGAGTGGTGCTTGGTTCGTTgtggaggaagaagagagaggtgAATGCCGGGCGGTGGGCGTGTGTGTGGCTGcagcacagagagagagagatgaaggaGAGCAGAGCCGCTGGATGGATAGAGAGAAGACAAAGGAGAAGCGGTGCTGCCAGAAAAGAATGGCGATGTGGATAAGGTCCACAGAAGCTGCTCGGTGGGGATTTTTGATGTCTTTTTTTAATGGGTGAACCGACGAGAAGCCACTGGAACTATGCGTGCTCGCCTCCATTGCAAAAATGTCCTTCTAATTACTTGGAAGTGCTATTGTTTGTTGTTACTGTCATTCCATGCCTACCACGTCTTATAAATACATTATCAGATACAATAATTTAAAATGAGTGAAATACTGGAAAAAAATGTAATGCAAAAGTAAAGAAATGAAATATGATCTTGCAAATCAAATAATCAACATTTTCTAAAAAATAACTAACATAGTAAACCATGTTTGATTTCGAATATAAGAGGAAAATTGTATATAAACAATCACACTTCAATACACCACTACACTCTAATCCAAAATGATTACTTTGCATGTCTTTTGAAAATTCTAAGAAAAACTTGTGGATTAGTTATTAAATTCTCGAATAGTATACAACAATTTCATCATTTGTATATCCTGCTATAAACAATCACACCATTGCTCTTCCACCCGATTATAGTGCTAAACTCAAGCACCACCATTAACCCTACGACTTTCTCAACTTTATACTACATGGTATAGACACCAACAATCTTTTTTGTAATTGCAGACACGTAGCGTGTGTTTTTATTTGAGATAGGAGTGTTTCAAATCTTCTTGCTTTAAAAATTAATGCTTTTAAATAtattaacactttttaaaaaatGCTCAAAATTCCTAAAAAATGTTCTAACTTTTTAAAAAACCATTAAAATtgatcaaaaaaattggaaaaaactGTTTAAAAACATGTGTTAAGAAAAGTTCATTTCCAAAACATGTTTCAATTCTAATAAAAAAGATTAAAATTTCCAAATAGTTTAATTATTTTGAAACATGTTAGGGTGGCTCTTCTTTACGTCCACACTTCATACTTCGAAAAGCGATAACAGTATAAACTTATTACCGATGTTTATCAGAATTGTTTGTAAGAAATGGAACGTGCCATCCCACGGCCGCTTTTACGATATTTTTGCATGTTGCAATGCACGGGAATTAGGTCCTGACAAATGCCATTAGGATATAAAAAGTGTTGTGTAATGCTATGTGGAGCATGTTCAAGAAAATTCGGacattgcaacgcacggacatttgtACTATATATGCAtagtattttgcaaaaaatatttccctaatctttccctaataataataatataatataatataatataattttccttaataataaagcatggattgactctgtgggttcaccgtcacaatacgcttccgcGCAGTCGTAATGCGCTTTTACGCTTCATATAGACAAAATCATAATATAAATGAGGTGGTACTAATAGTTGTTCATCCGTCCGTCTGATCTCAGTGCCCACGGGTGCAACCAATTGAACTAGCGTATGATGGTGTTTACAGCGGGCCATTTGTACTAATGAAATATTCCCGCCGCTGAGCTGCATCGCTAGGCTTGAAAAATTGCATCGCTTGGCCTACCCAAATAGAGTGCTAGGCCTTTGCTGGGCCCCAAGCCGCGTGGAAAATAGATAGCGCTGGGAGTGACCGAACTCAGGTGAGCATCCATATTTTATGCCAGATTAGCCCCACATCGTTCGTTTAGATCAATTCGTAGCCCTTTATATACCAGAATTTTTCCTGTATGATCAGCAAGTTGCCTAAGAAAGGTTAACGTGAGAGCAGATAAGCTTCTAAGATGCACATGAACGCTTCATGATGCTCGAGTATATTATAATAAACGGAAGGAATTGAGTGATCAATTTCAGGACTGTGATTAAAGCGGGATTGTGTGGGGCAGTTGATTTCATGGCCTGATTGCACGCTGCATCCTGGGATTGTGGGATATTTCATGGTATAATTGAAAGCAGGAATGTGGAAAACTAGATTGAACGGCCGCAAAAAAAACTCCAAACTAAAGCGGGATTGTGGCAGAGTTGATTTCATGGCTCATtgcgcaaaaaaaatgattcctacTTTAACGGGATTGCGGAAAATTAATCATTGTGTTGTGTTATTTTATTTAAATTTCTGTTACTAATCTTATTCTAAACAGAAAATCGAGCGTGTTAATTGAACAACACCTTTTTTTAAAACTTAATTGAACGGTTCTGAAGTGAGGGAATTAACAAATATTTGTGAGTTCCACAAGTTTTTCCCTCCATTCTTCATTCTAGctatttttctttttgttcttttactTAAACTCTGGTGGACATGATGGCAATAACATTATTTTTATACTATATCAAAACAAATGTGAGTAATACCCGCTACTCGAGGAAAGAGGAATAGGACAAAATATGCAGTGAACTATTCATACAAAATTTGTTGGAGTTGGATATAAGACGTGGCGCGTCGAGCAGATTTGTAAAATGAGCCGCATTTTATAATTCTCATTAAATTTGAATCCACATCAAAATTTGctcccgtcgcaacgcacgggcatttgtgctagtataaACAAAAATCCTGTTATTGGTTCAGATGATTGTGGTTGCCGATGTGAGCCGGTTGGAGGAGGGAACTGCCGATTTTGATCCTTTCGTGGCACCGGCACATGTAGAAGGGAAGATggagatggatcttggtgatcacGAGTCAGGGACAGGCACTTTCGGCTACGGCCAGTTGGAGGACGACGCTGAAAGTCCGCCTACAAAGCGTCAGAAGCTGTGATTTATCAGTAGTAGCTACAAAAATTAAGCTAGATGGAGAAGTTTGTTTCTCTGGCTATGTCCAAACTGTGATGCAAGATAAACTTGTAGTAGTAATCTATGTACGAACCACATGATTAATGAACGTTTGCTTTTGGGTCAACATTAGCCACACGTGGAAAAAAATTCCCTAAATTATTTTTGTGTTCATGATATTGTTGGGAAAACAAACAGTTTGTTTTTTCATAAGCCAAGAAAAGGTTTTGTCAGCGTGTGTGTCCAAAGATGTGCATGTGTGATGCCAAGGTGCATGTGTTGTGGGTATGATTTGGCCATGGAGAAAAGGGCTTGTCTCAGAACTTGGATTAATTAATCCATATAACAGTAGTATCAGGTGTCACTGACCATGTTCCATGTAGTACGCAGGGGGAGTGGTTGGCTCATGACTATAAATATAAGAAGCTGGAGCAACTCGACAGCCAATCCACCGCACACACCACCCCCGAGACTCTGCTTTGGGAACTGGCCTGCTTCAACAGTTGATACTACTAGTTGGAAGGCAACAAAGGTGAAAGGTTGGTTATCATGTTCCTTGTCAATCCTCTTTCAACTCCTAGAAATCGTCCTCGATGCATGTTTTGATCGTTGTTTTGTTCTTGAGCATCAGATCTATGTGTTTAACTCCTCTATTCCTTGCTTGTTGGTGTTTTTCAGATTTGTTGCTGCTAGCTAGCCATGGCACGGGGGCGACCCAAGGGCAGCTCACCGGCGCCATCGCCGTTGGCCGGAAGTTCAATTGTTGCTGCCTCTTCCATCCCGGCGCCTAGGCGAGTCCCAACTGTCCAGACCTCATTCACCTCGATTACGTTGCAGTCGCTGGCGGGTGAATGGAACCCCGAGGTTAGAGACGTGTTTGGGGAAGTAGGTTTGGGAGAGTTGTGTAAGATTAGGGTTCTAGGAAACACAAGCCGAATCTTTTCCATGTCTTTGATCTCCAAGATAGACCCAGATACTATGAAGATGGACATGGGTGATGGAACATTTGTAGATATCAATGCCAGGGCTGTTGCTAGAGCAATTGGTCTTCCTAGCGGTGGTAGGAAAATAGACATTCAGGTGGGGCGTTGCCTTGCAGACCGCGAGCGCCTTCTTGGTAAGGTGCACGCCTTACTAGGCACTGGCATGCCGAGGTCAAACAATATTCCAGTTCATCGTGTTAAAAAGATAGTTCAGGGAGCTAACAAGGTAGCCATTGAGGGTGAAGAGAGCAAAACCATGAAGGCCGCCGTCGCGCTAGTAGCCAGCTCCACTTTTCTTGTGCCGAGGggcgcttcggagtcttggagcctagtggaAGATCCCGGTGGGCGCAGCGttcgcgaggcttcttcgttttcgttgatccgccgttgtcggcatttgtttcttttgctctttctctgtcgtttcttttgggcgtgactgtgctgcttccgccccagcacctatccttGTACGGcttggttggttgctttgtatacaaagcggggggaaaccctttttcggaatAGCAAACGAGCTCCTACCTGTAGTTGCCGAGCCAGACATGATATGCGAGTTTGATTTCTGTGActacgtggttgagggactaaggGAAGCTGCACGGAAGCTTAGAGATGATCTGGCAACAGATCCGGCATTTGTCGTGCTTGGCGGGTGCCTTATTGTGCCATAGGTGATTTTTTTATCAAAATGCAAGTTCTTCCTTTTGCGCTTGTTTCTTCTTGTTTGATATGCTCATTTCAATGAATGTGAAATGCTAGATCATATGGTTGGACTACCATGAGCATGGTGTGGAAGGTGTGGAGCTGCTGCCACTCCCCCGCATCTCTAGTTATTCAGATGTGCTATTGAAGGATCTCATCCGCAAGCACGCCGCAAGATTTGGAATAGAATGCGGTCTTGATGTAAGTTAGAAAGAAAAATGTTCTAGCACATGTGTTTCTCTTGCTTCTCTGCTTTAGCATTCAACATATTTCTCTGACATTTATCTTCTCAGCTTGCT
Proteins encoded in this window:
- the LOC123186086 gene encoding uncharacterized protein, whose product is MTVTTNNSTSNFCGPYPHRHSFLAAPLLLCLLSIHPAALLSFISLSLCCSHTHAHRPAFTSLFFLHNEPSTTLCWTVAPESSTGRLARDRWLLRVRRQIATLLLLLLVWAPGGRASTRWGWLGSQQSASPPPPTSPGEELLCASEPPPRAGQPEGRESPHGTQLKRPALELAASGNLSVGLVLLRLEHPLLAAVHLLAVPVRQALMLILGSLSLSVVSFRPRRMSGALAAGPLRPR